From the Anopheles stephensi strain Indian chromosome X, UCI_ANSTEP_V1.0, whole genome shotgun sequence genome, the window GGAAGCTTGAACCACTCACCATACAGACCGGAACACACGGAGCACTTCGCGAGCGTCAGTTGGCTGGTCGGCATGTCCTCACGGTGGATATGTTCACCAAGGAACATCTGAACGAAATCTTCCATCTGGCGCAAACGATGAAGACACGGGTCGCGAAGGATCGTCTGCTGGATGATCTGTTACGTGGAAAGGTGATGGCGTCCATCTTCTATGAGGCGAGCACGCGTACTAGCTGCAGCTTTGCGGCGGCAATGCAACGTCTCGGAGGTCGTGTTGTGCACGTGGACGAAACATCCTCGTCGGCCAAGAAGGGCGAAACGCTCGAGGATAGCATCCAAGTGATTGCTGGCTATGCGGATGTGGTGGTGCTGCGCCATCCACTACCAGGAGCAGTTACGGTAGGTTTGATGAGCACGAGTCTCTGAGCACGCAGGTCTAAATGAGGTCTCTTCCGTATTTTCAGCGTGCCGCTCAGCATTGCCGAAAACCACTGATCAACGCGGGCGATGGTGTTGGAGAGCATCCGACACAGGCCCTGCTGGACATATTTACCATACGCGAGGAGATTGGTAAGGTGAACGGACTTACGATCACGATGGTCGGTGATCTGAAGCATGGACGTACGGTACATTCGCTGGCCCGGCTGCTCACGATGTACAGCGTGAACTTGCGTTACGTTTGTCCGCCGGGGCTTGAAATGCCTGACCACATCAGGGAGTACGTGGACAAGAAGGGTATTTCGCAGCGTCACTTTGACTCGCTCGAGTCGGCCATCGTCGATACGGATGTGCTGTATATGACCCGCATCCAGCGCGAGCGCTTCGAGAGTGAGCAGGAATACGAAAAGGTCAGATATGCTTTCCAGCAAAGATTCTCTTCTACTACTCCTCTGTCAGGTTCTCTCTTATATATATCTCAATACTGTTTCCAATTAATTTCTCTTACAGTGTTGTGGCCAGCTGATCCTAACGCCCCAGATTATGACGATGGCCAAGCGTCGCATGATCGTTATGCATCCGCTGCCGCGCGTGTTCGAGATCAGTGTGGAGATCGATAGTGATCCCCGGGCCGCCTACTTCCGGCAGGCCGAATATGGAATGTACGTACGCATGGCACTGCTGGCGATGGTGCTGGGACGCAGCTGAAAACTGACGCTACACAAATTGAACCCGCTGCCCGTAGAATGTCAGTTCTGGAAGCGTTTATTCCAATACGCAGTATCTTTACATTGGAGAGGTGGGCTACTATATCTATACACGAACCTACCACACGATCCTAACGCGTGGCTAATCCTAAATGCGAAACTAATCCTAAACATGGTGATGGAGCAAACGTCCGTAGTGATACCTAGCGTTCCGCGCATTACTGCCGTGTGCATGGGGTACGCCAACTGTTTTGCCTATAGCTATGAATATCTGTCAATGGTTTATACCAATAAAAACGACCCCTTTTCGTGTGCGGGAGGTGTTGACTACGATAAAGAAATAGACTGCTAGAGAGTTTGATAAGTAGAAAGTATCGCCTTATGTCCAGCATGTAGGGATAATCCTGTTTTTGTCGGGTGGCATGAGACACCCAAACCATCACATACGAGTAGTAACTACATCCACTAGCTCGAAATCGTTCGCAAACGTTACGCAGCGTGGTGGAGGCGTTGGATGCTTCTGGACATCTGCTTCCGCCGGTTTCGTCCTTCCGGTAGCTGAGATGTTCGCAGGTGTACTATCCTGTTGAGGGTCTTTCGTTTgggaactgtttttttttggaagacAGAATAGGACGTTAATAGCTGGACAGTAGAGTCACCTAGGTTCGTATGCTTCTTACCTTCGCTCACGCCGTGTTATGAAGGCGATCAGTGTGAGGAGAATGATGAGTGCCACTAGTACTCCGAGTCCAACGGCGGCCAGTGTCATGTTTGGGTGGGCCTCTCCATCCATCGATACCATCGGAACTGTTGATTGggtaaatgagaaaaaatgggaaattaaTAACCATCTAATCCAACCAGCAGGAATTCTATTTATCCAACTCTAATCCCAGATTCACTAGCCACCCATCGCAACTCACAATTAAATGTCCCCCCCTGTCACACGATTAATGAATCGGCCATTATGTCAATTACAAGCACAGATTATCATCATTACGCACCGTACGCGAAGGACTGCTGTCGCCACGGTTATTCGTAACATATGGGAGCTGTCCTACAAGTTACCGTTGGCGTGTGGCGCCTCGGAACGTAATAAAGACACCATTATACGGACTCGAGTCGCCTAACACGCCTGCAGTAATGCCTCGCCGTAATAATTATCGCCATAAGTTTGTGCGCGTCGCGTTCGGCTTCCAGCCGTGTGTTCTGATGTGACACGGGTGAACAAGTGCCAACCCGACGCGAAAGCTGCTGGCGACAAGCAGTCTACCATGAGGGGAACGTTCTCGAACTTTGGACAGTTGGAAtctctccgtgtgtgtgtgtggatttcacAACATTGCCACACGAGAGAGGGGGGCAAAAACCGGATAAGGTTTACCCTATCCTATCTTCCTGGTGATGGTTAAGGTGTGTAGAAACTGGTAATAGATACGGTTGGCTATTCCTGCCCATGTACGGCACAAAACTGGAACCATCTCGGCATCTGCCATGCAGCTTCCCATGCATGCGGGTCACAGAGAATCCAATGGTCGGACAACATTTTTTGGCACGATCGAGAGCATCACAGGACCAGTTCTTGGATTTGGACGAGTTAGCCCACGCACGCGGACCTAACGCTGGCAGCCGCATTCGGAACATGATCCGAATCTCAGGTAAGTACACcaacgaaaacaaatatttaaaaaaaaaacacaccaacatGCGTGCAGAGCTACTACAACTCTGTCCGATCGGGTGGTTCACAGTGCATTAAGCGCAAAAAGACCTTGTCGCTTGAGGTGCGGGTTTCCCACATCGGGCTCCGTCACTCGCTCTCTTCAGACTAACAGGCTTGCGTGTCGTAATGACAGCGGACCTGCTTACCAACAGTAGGAAGCCACATTCGCCACTTAGGGACGCCCCAGGGCCGTACAGGTGCTCTATCGTAATGCCGATCCGGACGACATTTGAGGTTTTTGCGCTTTGGCGTGATTCGTTTTTGTGtcttgcttcattttattctCCTGTGTGTCTGTCAAGCTTTCTGACAGAATCCTTACGAATTCTGTGTGGTCTTGCAAGTGGACAGGTTTACGctaggcagaaaaaaaacccttccccaAAAGGAAATTAATCTCCTGGAAAAGGTTGCACCGGCTCAACGATGACGATCCAACCGTGCGTGAAGCTGCATCCATGCACCAGTCTTCAGCATTGATTGATGGCAATCCTTGGCAAACCTTGGACGCCGTGTGGAGTGCGGTGGCAGCACGGCAACGCCCCGTGTCCGATTTGCATGTGCCTTTCGCACGGGTTCCGCCGTGCGCCTACGAAGCATTCAGCGAGTCATTAACGTGGACAAACAGAAAACCACACACGTAGGGTGGCGCAGTAATGGTTTTGAGATACATATGAAGGACATATCGCTGACTGATGGACGAGATTCGTAAATCCGTCCCTGCCTTCCACCGGAAGGGTGATGTGTGGGGagtggggggaggggaaggGTTTTGAGTGGGCCTGCTGTCACTGACCGCAACTCAAGCTCTGGGACCACGTACAGCGGGTACCACGCAGGGCccgggggtttgttttgatcgGCCATTTTAAGGTCTCTCGATCGGTGGTGCGAATTTATCATCCTTAGGCGGGCAAACATCCTTGAGCGGGTGGTGAACCGGTTGCCCGGTTTTGGAAGTCGCTACCGTTGGTGTCCAGCGGGGTTCAAGGTTTTAAGCCGCCGCAAGACCGTCTGTGCGACCGGGGTACTCTAGGGTCTAGGTGCGCTATTAGGAACCTGACAACTTCATTAGGAGTCCCCCCGAGGTACCATTAGGTGTCCGACGCTCAAACATTGATCCGATCCGATTAAGATCTACAGATAGTGTTGCACGATGAGTGGCAGGGCATACTGTTGAGCGTCACGCACTACACCCCCCGTGGGGTAGTGTAGCCCTAACTCGGAAGGTGTTGCCAACTGCAGCTAACGATGCTACCCCGTGTATCAGCAATCGCGTCGAGGCCATTAACGAGCCGCGCGTTGCGTTGTGTGCGTAAGCGTTCGAATTGGGATATTCGCCGCGCTAACCCGGGAACAGCTCGTCGTCAAGTGCATCTCGGCTTCTTGTGCGGTTAATCTGGCCGGCGA encodes:
- the LOC118504178 gene encoding uncharacterized protein LOC118504178, with product MEPNALELPEMTESDQNTMQAYTAKLIGRESEVPMVSMDGEAHPNMTLAAVGLGVLVALIILLTLIAFITRRERSSQTKDPQQDSTPANISATGRTKPAEADVQKHPTPPPRCVTFANDFELVDVVTTRM